The Chitinophaga caeni genome segment TCGTCACGTCCTCCCCTGAAACCACGGTCACCACCGCGATCGCGATCACGATCACCGCCACGGCCACGATCTCTGAAGCCACCGCCTCTCCTATCGCCACCGTCACGTTGTTCACGCTCCGGTCTTTCAACATAACCTTCAGGTTTTGGCATCAACACTTTGCGGCTCAACTTGAACTTACCGGTTTTCGGATCGGTTCCTGTCAATTTCACTTTCACTTTTTCACCTTCTGTTAATACACCGTCTAGGTTTTCAAGACGTTTCCAAGAAACTTCGGAGATATGCAGCAAACCTTGTTTTCCAGGTAAGAATTCTACGAACGCACCGTAAGGCATGATAGACTTAACGGTAGATTCGTATACTTCGCCTACTTCCGGAACAGCCACGATACCTTTAACCCATTCTAAAGCTTTATCCAAGCTTTCTTTCTGGGAAGAGAAGATACTTACTTCACCGGTTTGACCAACTTCTTCGATATTAATGGTAGTACCTGTTTCACGTTGGATCTCCTGGATAACCTTACCGCCTGGTCCGATCACGGCGCCGATAAATTCGCGGTCGATGATCAGTTTCTCCATACGCGGAGCATGCGGTTTCGGTTCAGGACGAGCGGCAGGCATTGTTTCGTACATCGCATCGAGGATGTGCATACGACCACGGTTTGCTTGGGCCAATGCTTGACGCATTACGTCCATACTCAAACCATCTACCTTGATATCCATCTGGATACCGCAAATACCATCGCGGGTACCGGTTACTTTAAAGTCCATATCACCCAGGTGATCTTCATCTCCCAAGATATCTGTCAATACCGCCCATTTACCATCGCTGGCACGGGAGATTAAACCCATAGCCACACCGGAAACGTGCTTCGGTAAAGGAACACCGGCGTCCATCAAAGCCAAGGAACCAGCGCAAACTGTCGCCATGGAAGAAGAACCGTTAGATTCCAAGATATCGGAAACAACCCTCACGGTGTAAGCATAGTCATTACCCGGCATCATTTGTTTCAGGGAACGCATCGCCAGGTTACCATGACCCACTTCACGGCGACCGGGGCCGCGCATCATTTTCACCTCACCGGTAGAAAATGGAGGGAAGTTATAGTGGAGGATAAATTTAGAGTAATTAGATGTTGCAGCGGTTTCAACCAACAGTTCATCATCGGGGGTACCGAGGGTTACGGTTGTCAAAGACTGCGTTTCACCGCGGGTAAACAAAGCGGAACCGTGCGGGGAAGGTAAAATGTCCACTTCCATTTCCAGCGGGCGAACTTGATCCAGGCTACGGCCATCCAAGCGGATGCTTTTATCGAGGATCATGTTACGAACCACTTCTTTTTCGAGGGCGTGGAAATATTTACCGATCAGGGCTTGGTCTTCTTCCGGTAATTCCTCACCTAAGAAAGTCACCAATTCTTCCTCTACTTTCTTGAAAGCATCGGAGCGTTCGTGCTTCGCAGAAGCGGCAGCAGCGATGTTGAATATTTTTTCCGTAGCAAATTCAGCGATTTTCGCTTTCAGTTCCGGATTATCGTAAGGTTTGGTAAATTCCCTTTTGGCAGTAATACCTTTCTTATCGCGGAGTTCTTCCTGTGCTTTAACCTGGATGCGGATAGCGTTGTGCGCTAACTCGATCGCTTGGATAAGGTCTTCCTCGCTACATTCTTTACTTTCCCCTTCTACCATCATGATATTCTTCTCGGTAGCAGCCACGATAAAGTCCATATCAGCAGTCGCCAACTGGGAACGGTTCGGGTTGATGACCATTTTACCGTCTACCCTGGCCACCCTAACTTCGGAGATGATTTCCTGGATAGGAACATCAGACACCGCTAAAGCAGCAGAAGCAGCCAAGCAAGCTAATGCATCCGGCATCACTTCAGGGTCAGAGGAAATAAGGGAAACGAGTACTTGAACATCACATAAATAATCGTCGGGGAACAAGGGGCGTAAAGCACGGTCGATCAAACGGGAAATCAAAACTTCAGAATCGGATAATTTGCCTTCGCGTTTGAAGAAGGAGCCGGGTATTCTACCGGCAGAGGCAAATTTTTCCTGGTAATCCACGATCAGTGGGAAGAATGATTGACCTTCCTTTGGTTCTTTGTTTGCAACCACGGTGGCCAACAGGATACAATTCCCGAGCCTTACCGTAACGGCGCCATCAGCCTGGCGGGCCATCTTGCCCGTTTCGATGGTCACCTCGCGGCCATCGCCTATATCAAATTTAACCGAGGTAGGTGTCAGCATCATAAATAAGTGAAGATTAAAAACGTATACATACAAAAAAACTATTCCCAACTGAGAAAGTTGGGAATAGCGCTATAAAAAATTCCAGGTTATTTTCTGAGACCTAACTTTTCGATAAGTGCGCGGTAGCCTTCCAAGTTAGTTTTTGATAGGTAAGAAAGTAAACGCTTTCTTTGACCTACCATCTTCATCAAACCACGGTGGGTAGAGAAATCTTTCTTGTTTTCTTTCAAGTGAGCTGAAATACTAGAGATACGAACTGTCAATAAAGCGATTTGAGCTTCGATTGAACCGGTATTTTTCTCGCTACCACCAAATTCTTTAAAAATATTTGCTGTCTTTTCTACTGTTAAGTAAGGCATCTTGTAAAAAATAATAAAATTATAAGTCGCTATTTTTCCGGTGCAAAGGTAATGCAAATTTAGAAATTCCCAAATTTGTTATTTATATATAGCTTTTTTCTGCCCCGGCCAACTTTTATATTAAAAAAATAAATACTATGCAAAATTAATCGCCGCATTATCAGCCACTTGACCATTTTCCGTGCGGATCACCCTGGATGGGAATTTCTGTAAAACGATATAATCGTGGGTTGCCATCAGGATCGCGGTACCGTCTTCACGGCAAATCCTGAATAATAATTGCATGATCCCGTCGGAGGTTTCCGGGTCGAGGTTACCGGTAGGCTCATCTGCCAAGATCAGCTTCGGCGCATTCAGCAAGGCACGGGCAATATCCACGCGTTGTTGCTCGCCACCGCTCAGTTCGTAGGGCATCTTGAACCCCTTGGTACGCAATCCCACTTTTTCCAATACATCGTTGATTTTATCCTCGATGTCCTTCCTGTCTTTCCAACCGGTCGCTTTCAGCACAAATTCGAGGTTATCGTGCACGGTCCTGTCGGTCAACAGTTGAA includes the following:
- the pnp gene encoding polyribonucleotide nucleotidyltransferase, with amino-acid sequence MMLTPTSVKFDIGDGREVTIETGKMARQADGAVTVRLGNCILLATVVANKEPKEGQSFFPLIVDYQEKFASAGRIPGSFFKREGKLSDSEVLISRLIDRALRPLFPDDYLCDVQVLVSLISSDPEVMPDALACLAASAALAVSDVPIQEIISEVRVARVDGKMVINPNRSQLATADMDFIVAATEKNIMMVEGESKECSEEDLIQAIELAHNAIRIQVKAQEELRDKKGITAKREFTKPYDNPELKAKIAEFATEKIFNIAAAASAKHERSDAFKKVEEELVTFLGEELPEEDQALIGKYFHALEKEVVRNMILDKSIRLDGRSLDQVRPLEMEVDILPSPHGSALFTRGETQSLTTVTLGTPDDELLVETAATSNYSKFILHYNFPPFSTGEVKMMRGPGRREVGHGNLAMRSLKQMMPGNDYAYTVRVVSDILESNGSSSMATVCAGSLALMDAGVPLPKHVSGVAMGLISRASDGKWAVLTDILGDEDHLGDMDFKVTGTRDGICGIQMDIKVDGLSMDVMRQALAQANRGRMHILDAMYETMPAARPEPKPHAPRMEKLIIDREFIGAVIGPGGKVIQEIQRETGTTINIEEVGQTGEVSIFSSQKESLDKALEWVKGIVAVPEVGEVYESTVKSIMPYGAFVEFLPGKQGLLHISEVSWKRLENLDGVLTEGEKVKVKLTGTDPKTGKFKLSRKVLMPKPEGYVERPEREQRDGGDRRGGGFRDRGRGGDRDRDRGGDRGFRGGRDDRGTPPPMEAQEPMFDE
- the rpsO gene encoding 30S ribosomal protein S15; the protein is MPYLTVEKTANIFKEFGGSEKNTGSIEAQIALLTVRISSISAHLKENKKDFSTHRGLMKMVGQRKRLLSYLSKTNLEGYRALIEKLGLRK
- a CDS encoding cell division ATP-binding protein FtsE, with the protein product MTSEQPIIQLSNANIYQGNALVLSDVNISINKGEFVYLIGKTGSGKSSLLKTLYGDLPLKEGSGEVVGFDLKKVDWKKVPYLRRNLGVVFQDFQLLTDRTVHDNLEFVLKATGWKDRKDIEDKINDVLEKVGLRTKGFKMPYELSGGEQQRVDIARALLNAPKLILADEPTGNLDPETSDGIMQLLFRICREDGTAILMATHDYIVLQKFPSRVIRTENGQVADNAAINFA